A window of the Zeugodacus cucurbitae isolate PBARC_wt_2022May chromosome 4, idZeuCucr1.2, whole genome shotgun sequence genome harbors these coding sequences:
- the LOC128921790 gene encoding probable Ufm1-specific protease 2 isoform X1, with translation MKSCKYSFKMLPKLKISAFLLKRLERIKQQCSGCLFGELYGEGTVLLMGFNVESTIEHLNYEPIQFKFPAELDLCGLVKFGDCTDAEAHLNEILKDVDITDNSNTITV, from the exons at GAAATCGTgcaaatattcatttaaaatgcTACCGAAACTTAAAATATCAGCATTTCTCTTAAAG CGTCTGGAGCGCATCAAACAGCAGTGCAGTGGCTGTCTCTTTGGCGAGCTATATGGAGAAGGCACTGTGTTACTTATGGGATTTAATGTTGAATCCACCATAGAACATCTGAATTACGAaccaattcaattcaaattccCTGCCGAATTAGACTTGTGCGGGTTGGTGAAATTCGGAGACTGCACCGATGCTGAggcacatttaaatgaaattttaaaggacgTAGATATTACGGATAATTCCAATACTATTACAGTGTGA
- the LOC128921790 gene encoding probable Ufm1-specific protease 2 isoform X2, producing the protein MLPKLKISAFLLKRLERIKQQCSGCLFGELYGEGTVLLMGFNVESTIEHLNYEPIQFKFPAELDLCGLVKFGDCTDAEAHLNEILKDVDITDNSNTITV; encoded by the exons atgcTACCGAAACTTAAAATATCAGCATTTCTCTTAAAG CGTCTGGAGCGCATCAAACAGCAGTGCAGTGGCTGTCTCTTTGGCGAGCTATATGGAGAAGGCACTGTGTTACTTATGGGATTTAATGTTGAATCCACCATAGAACATCTGAATTACGAaccaattcaattcaaattccCTGCCGAATTAGACTTGTGCGGGTTGGTGAAATTCGGAGACTGCACCGATGCTGAggcacatttaaatgaaattttaaaggacgTAGATATTACGGATAATTCCAATACTATTACAGTGTGA